A window from Cryobacterium sp. SO1 encodes these proteins:
- a CDS encoding GNAT family N-acetyltransferase, with protein MTAHRPDATLLTGRFVCLEPLSRAHLPELHRAIAHPAVFAGGYGGGPHGLPAALEDFVAFALQYYQWDAQPYAVRVVSGPHAGDLVGTSTLGDIDLPNEALHLGWTAYAPQVWGTAVNPETKLLMLGAAFEHGFGRVKIQADVLNSRSRAAILGIGAQFEGINRRVQRRADGSWRDTAVYSVLADEWPVVQAGLHKRLDVFSGTAVEYRDPRAPRRRVTPS; from the coding sequence GTGACCGCGCACCGACCCGACGCGACACTGCTGACGGGGCGCTTCGTGTGCCTGGAACCGCTCAGCCGGGCACACCTGCCCGAGTTGCACCGCGCCATCGCGCATCCGGCGGTCTTCGCCGGCGGGTACGGCGGCGGCCCGCACGGTCTGCCCGCCGCGCTCGAGGACTTCGTGGCCTTCGCGCTCCAGTACTACCAGTGGGATGCCCAGCCCTACGCCGTGCGCGTCGTCTCCGGTCCGCACGCCGGCGACCTGGTCGGCACCTCCACCCTCGGCGACATCGACCTGCCCAACGAGGCGCTGCACCTGGGCTGGACCGCGTACGCTCCGCAGGTCTGGGGCACCGCGGTGAACCCCGAGACGAAGCTGCTGATGCTCGGTGCCGCGTTCGAGCACGGCTTCGGCCGGGTCAAGATCCAGGCCGATGTGCTCAACTCCCGGTCCCGCGCGGCGATCCTGGGCATCGGCGCGCAGTTCGAGGGCATCAACCGGCGAGTGCAGCGCCGGGCGGACGGCTCGTGGCGGGACACCGCCGTCTACTCGGTGCTCGCCGACGAGTGGCCCGTGGTGCAGGCCGGGTTGCACAAGCGGCTCGACGTGTTCAGCGGCACGGCCG
- a CDS encoding adenylosuccinate synthase, with protein sequence MPAIVLIGAQWGDEGKGKATDLLGSRVDYVVKFNGGNNAGHTVVVGNEKYALHLLPSGILTPGVTPVIANGVVVDIEVLFEELDALSSRGVDVSKLRVSANAHVITQYHRTMDKVTERFLGKRQIGTTGRGIGPTYADKINRVGIRIQDLFDENILRQKVEGALGQKNHMLVKVYNRRAITVDEIVDDLLSYAERLRPMVADTALLLHEALTDGKTVLFEGGQATMLDVDHGSYPFVTSSNATSGGAVTGSGIGPNRIDRIIAVVKAYTTRVGAGPFPTELFDESGEFLRAKGFEFGTTTGRPRRCGWYDAPIARYTARINGVTDFVLTKLDVLTGLETIPVCVAYEVDGVRYDEVPVSQSDFHHAKPVYEEYPGWTEDITMVRHFEDLPRNAQDYVLALEAMSGARISAIGVGPDREAILTLHDLID encoded by the coding sequence ATGCCCGCAATTGTTCTGATCGGCGCCCAGTGGGGCGACGAAGGTAAGGGTAAGGCCACCGACCTCCTCGGCAGCCGGGTCGACTACGTCGTCAAGTTCAACGGCGGCAACAACGCCGGCCACACCGTGGTCGTCGGCAACGAGAAGTATGCGCTGCACCTGCTGCCCTCCGGCATCCTCACCCCCGGCGTCACCCCGGTGATCGCCAACGGAGTCGTCGTCGACATCGAGGTGCTCTTCGAGGAACTCGACGCGCTCAGCTCCCGCGGCGTCGACGTGTCCAAGCTGCGCGTCAGCGCCAACGCGCACGTGATCACCCAGTACCACCGCACCATGGACAAGGTCACCGAGCGGTTCCTGGGCAAGCGCCAGATCGGCACCACCGGCCGCGGCATCGGCCCCACCTACGCCGACAAGATCAACCGCGTCGGCATCCGCATTCAGGACCTGTTCGACGAGAACATCCTGCGCCAGAAGGTGGAGGGCGCCCTCGGGCAGAAGAACCACATGCTGGTCAAGGTCTACAACCGCCGCGCCATCACCGTCGACGAGATCGTCGACGACCTGCTCAGCTACGCCGAACGTCTGCGCCCTATGGTCGCCGACACCGCCCTGCTGCTGCACGAGGCGCTCACCGACGGCAAGACCGTGCTGTTCGAGGGCGGCCAGGCCACCATGCTGGATGTCGACCACGGCTCCTACCCGTTCGTCACGTCGTCCAACGCCACGTCCGGTGGCGCGGTGACCGGCTCAGGCATCGGCCCGAACCGGATCGACCGCATCATCGCGGTCGTCAAGGCGTACACCACCCGCGTCGGCGCCGGCCCGTTCCCCACCGAGCTGTTCGACGAGTCCGGCGAGTTCTTGCGCGCCAAGGGCTTCGAGTTCGGCACGACCACCGGCCGGCCGCGCCGCTGTGGCTGGTACGACGCCCCGATCGCCCGGTACACGGCCCGGATCAACGGGGTCACCGACTTCGTGCTCACCAAGCTCGACGTGCTCACGGGCCTTGAGACCATCCCGGTCTGCGTCGCCTACGAGGTCGACGGGGTGCGCTACGACGAGGTACCCGTGTCGCAGTCCGACTTCCACCACGCGAAGCCGGTCTACGAGGAGTACCCCGGCTGGACCGAGGACATCACCATGGTGCGCCACTTCGAAGACCTGCCCCGGAACGCCCAGGACTACGTCCTCGCGCTCGAGGCCATGAGCGGCGCCCGCATCTCCGCCATCGGGGTCGGCCCCGACCGCGAGGCGATCCTCACCCTCCACGACCTCATCGACTGA